A window of Chryseobacterium aquaeductus genomic DNA:
ATATACGGAACTTCTTTTTCGTCAACAAACATTTTCCAACCATGAGGATAATAAATTTCTGAAAAGACTGCCAGCTGCGGAGTTTTTGATTGAGACTTAAATTCCAATTCGTTGGCTTCGTATTTTGTTAAATTAATAGAAGCTGTAGAATCTGCCAGAACTTGTTTTCCGTTAAAATAAGCCTTATCTGAAGCATTAATAACTGCAGTTTTCTTAGAATCTATAGTACCAAGCGATTTTATCTCTTCGTTTGGCGTATTTACAAATCTCAGATCACTTACAAACCAAGCATTTCCGTTTGCGTTAGGATTAGGTACGACTTGCGGCTCCTGAGGATTACCGAAAACCATATATTTTGTATTAAGTAAGTTCAGAATTTTAGGTGTTTTTACGCTGTCTACCTTTGAAATATATTCGTTCAAAAGATCATCATATCTTCTCAGTCTCACAGCATGATAACCACCGATTGAAGAGGTAAAGTAAGAAGTATTGGTCTCACTCGTAACGCCCAAAACCTGATTGTAAACTCTGTAATGTTTTTTGTCTTTTTCAGCAATTGTTTCCAAAGTTTTGTTGACAGGAATACTTGCTAAAATTGACTGCAAATTAGGATTGTCGCCCACTTTTTCAGCCAAATAATCCGAACCTTCTGTCTGAAAAGGATTTTCGGCAAATATTTTATCTACATAATTTTCATCATTCAGATAACGTTTATTTACTGTCCAAAGGTCAAATAAACTCACAACACCAATAATAATTAAAGCAATATTTTGATTTAGTTTTTGTTTTAAACTAAAGAATAAAACGGCTGCGGTGATTCCAACATAAATTAAGGCTTTTAAAGCATCAATTCTGAATAATTTAAATCTTTCATCCGTAAGATAATCTAACAAAAATGGCGGCAAATAAGTTTTTTCATTATCAGTATGGAATCCTAAAATAGATTTACCGAAAAGTATAAATAATAAAGTTAAACCTAAAATTCCTGCGCTTACGTACGTTAGAACTTTCTTTTTATAATCTTCTTCTAATTTCGAATCGGTATAAAATCTGTACAATCCGATAATTGCAATTAGAGGGAACAATAATTCAACCACAACCAAAATAGAAGATGGCGCTCTGAACTTACTGTAGAAAGGAACATATTCAATAAAGAAATCTGAAAGCGGCATGAAGTTGCTTCCCCAAGCCAAAAGAATTGTCAGAATAGTAGCTCCAAGAATCCAATAACGGTATTTTTTTGATGCAAAAAAGAATCCTAAAATTGCTAAGAAACACACAATTGCTCCTTGATACGCTGGTCCCGAAGTTCCTGGTTGGTCTCCCCAATAGGTGATGCTCCCGAAACCTTTAGAAATCCTGTCGTACTCAGCTTGTGAAGTGACGTTATCTTGTACCAGCTGTTGTACTTTTTCCATCATTTCTTTTCCTTCAGGCTCCTGACTTCCGCCTCCCATTAATCTTGGAATGAAAAGGTTTAGTGTTTCAAGCTTTCCATAACTCCACATCAGGATGCTTTCTTTATCCATCCCGGAATTTCCGGCGGTGTGGGTTTCTGTATTTAAAATCTGTTTTCCTCTTACGGTTTCTTTGATGTATTCAGAGTTTGCCATGATTCGCTGAGAATTCATCCCAACGCCAATCGCCAAAGCTCCGGCTATAATTCCTGACGAAATCAGGAAATGTTTCATCGGAGTTTTCTTTTGGATCGCTCTGATTAATTCAGATAAAAATAAAAATCCTAATCCCAAAAACAGGTAATACGTCATCTGTGGATGATTGGCAGCCACCTGTAATCCGAAGAATAGAGTGGTGACGATAAAACCCCAAACATATTTTTTTCTGATATAAACCAATAAAATTCCGGCTAAA
This region includes:
- a CDS encoding YfhO family protein; this encodes MAKNKNLIYIAISIIAFLVLAFLYSTPVFTGKQLFQHDIVQYRGGAKELIDYRDTYDKETYWSDSMFGGMPTYQMGSRFEGDIIKKLDSYLNILPRPVNYLFLLFSGFFLLGMVAVRNWKYALLGATFFGLSTYFYIIIAAGHNGKVNTIEYFAPLLAGILLVYIRKKYVWGFIVTTLFFGLQVAANHPQMTYYLFLGLGFLFLSELIRAIQKKTPMKHFLISSGIIAGALAIGVGMNSQRIMANSEYIKETVRGKQILNTETHTAGNSGMDKESILMWSYGKLETLNLFIPRLMGGGSQEPEGKEMMEKVQQLVQDNVTSQAEYDRISKGFGSITYWGDQPGTSGPAYQGAIVCFLAILGFFFASKKYRYWILGATILTILLAWGSNFMPLSDFFIEYVPFYSKFRAPSSILVVVELLFPLIAIIGLYRFYTDSKLEEDYKKKVLTYVSAGILGLTLLFILFGKSILGFHTDNEKTYLPPFLLDYLTDERFKLFRIDALKALIYVGITAAVLFFSLKQKLNQNIALIIIGVVSLFDLWTVNKRYLNDENYVDKIFAENPFQTEGSDYLAEKVGDNPNLQSILASIPVNKTLETIAEKDKKHYRVYNQVLGVTSETNTSYFTSSIGGYHAVRLRRYDDLLNEYISKVDSVKTPKILNLLNTKYMVFGNPQEPQVVPNPNANGNAWFVSDLRFVNTPNEEIKSLGTIDSKKTAVINASDKAYFNGKQVLADSTASINLTKYEANELEFKSQSKTPQLAVFSEIYYPHGWKMFVDEKEVPYIKADYLLRAVHVPAGEHSIRMVFEPEVIAIGKWISLLCFGLFILLSAGGIYFIYRRKDGKEILIEEKL